A genomic segment from Spinacia oleracea cultivar Varoflay chromosome 3, BTI_SOV_V1, whole genome shotgun sequence encodes:
- the LOC110774899 gene encoding pentatricopeptide repeat-containing protein At5g19020, mitochondrial isoform X3, whose protein sequence is MILPLKPKSVLQFLTTFCSLSSSNSTWVSHFSKKSPQTLSEAKTNLSCFFNSTKIQIGSRNSNKESIDHELELVSALKSCSSLQAVFQGQQIHSLILKSGLDSNIFIQNSLISMYVKCNQIGVAKALFDSCSRLDSISCNIMLGAYVKSSMLDNALQLFDVMPDRGGVTYTTLIMGLAKSDRWSQAIMVFKGMKVAGVSPNEVTMASVISSYTRVGRISDGRALQAYSTKVGLKDIVLVSTNLLHLYCLKSSLDDARRLFNEMPEKNIVSWNVMLNGFSKARYVDLARDLFEKIPEKDVVSWGTIVDAYVQVDRLVEALTLYRTMLSTGLRPNDVMMVDLISGCGRVMAISEGQQLHATIVKTGFNCYDFIQSTVIHLYSSCGKINLACLQFEVACKSHLASWNALISGFTRNGMIEKAREVFEKMPERDIFSWSSMISGYSQDGQANMALELFQGMVETGVQPNEITMVSVLSSIATLGALKEAKWAHEFIRSNSIPLNDNLIAALIDVYAKCGSISNALDFFNPLRLKVTSVSPWNAIICGLAMHGHATLSLRMFEDLEKTSIQPNSITFIGVLTACCHAGLVEAGEKYFESMKKVYNINPNIKHYGCMVDLLGRAGRLQEAEAIVESMPMKKDVVIWGTLLAACRTHGNVEVGERAAKSLRSLDTSHGASRVLLSNLYADAGRWNDATGVRKSMEGRF, encoded by the exons ATGATTCTACCTCTCAAACCCAAATCAGTTCTCCAATTTCTAACAACATTTTGTTCTCTTTCTTCATCAAATTCGACATGGGTATCTCATTTCTCGAAGAAATCTCCTCAAACTTTATCGGAAGCAAAAACCAATCTCTCATGTTTCTTCAATTCAACGAAGATTCAAATTGGAAGCCGAAATTCAAACAAAGAAAGCATTGACCATGAGCTGGAATTGGTTTCTGCTCTGAAATCATGTTCTTCTTTGCAAGCAGTTTTTCAAGGACAGCAAATTCATTCCCTAATCTTAAAATCAGGTCTTGATTCCAACATTTTTATTCAAAACAGTTTGATTAGTATGTATGTTAAGTGTAATCAGATTGGCGTTGCTAAAGCTCTATTCGATTCGTGTTCTCGATTGGATTCAATTTCGTGTAATATTATGCTTGGTGCTTATGTGAAATCTAGTATGTTAGATAATGCCCTCCAACTGTTTGATGTAATGCCTGATAGAGGTGGTGTTACTTACACCACCTTGATAATGGGTTTGGCCAAGAGTGATAGATGGAGTCAagcaattatggtttttaaggGTATGAAAGTTGCAGGTGTTTCTCCGAATGAAGTAACTATGGCTAGTGTCATCTCATCGTATACTCGTGTTGGTAGAATTTCGGATGGTAGAGCTCTCCAGGCATATAGTACCAAGGTTGGACTGAAAGATATTGTTCTTGTTTCTACTAATTTGTTACATTTGTACTGTCTTAAATCTAGTTTAGACGATGCTAGGAGATTATTCAATGAAATGCCAGAGAAGAACATAGTTTCTTGGAATGTAATGTTGAATGGATTTTCAAAAGCAAGGTATGTGGATTTGGCAAGGGATTTGTTTGAAAAGATCCCTGAAAAGGATGTAGTTTCATGGGGTACAATTGTTGACGCATATGTACAAGTAGATAGGTTAGTCGAAGCTTTAACACTGTATCGTACCATGCTAAGCACGGGTTTGAGGCCCAACGATGTTATGATGGTGGATTTAATTTCAGGATGTGGGCGAGTAATGGCAATTAGTGAGGGTCAGCAATTACATGCCACAATAGTAAAGACTGGCTTTAACTGCTATGATTTTATTCAATCTACAGTTATTCACTTGTACTCATCTTGTGGGAAAATTAACCTAGCTTGCTTGCAGTTTGAGGTAGCCTGTAAATCCCATCTTGCATCATGGAATGCCCTTATTTCAGGGTTTACAAGAAATGGAATGATTGAGAAGGCTCGAGAAGTCTTTGAGAAGATGCCTGAAAGAGATATATTCTCTTGGAGCTCCATGATTTCTGGTTATTCACAGGATGGACAGGCGAACATGGCTTTAGAGTTATTTCAGGGAATGGTGGAAACTGGTGTCCAGCCAAATGAGATCACTATGGTGAGTGTTCTTTCTTCCATTGCCACGTTAGGCGCATTGAAAGAAGCCAAATGGGCCCATGAATTCATCAGAAGTAATTCTATCCCCCTGAATGACAATTTGATTGCAGCGCTTATTGATGTTTATGCAAAATGTGGGAGCATCAGCAATGCCTTGGATTTTTTCAATCCATTGCGACTGAAAGTGACTTCAGTCTCCCCATGGAATGCAATAATATGTGGATTGGCAATGCATGGGCATGCTACCTTATCGTTGAGAATGTTTGAAGACTTGGAAAAAACGAGTATTCAACCCAACTCGATCACTTTTATTGGAGTTTTGACAGCTTGTTGCCATGCTGGGTTGGTGGAAGCAGGGGAAAAGTACTTTGAGAGCATGAAAAAGGTGTATAACATAAATCCAAATATTAAGCATTATGGTTGTATGGTGGACCTCCTAGGTAGAGCAGGGCGATTGCAAGAAGCAGAGGCAATTGTAGAGAGCATGCCAATGAAGAAAGATGTGGTTATATGGGGTACATTGTTGGCAGCCTGTAGAACACATGGTAATGTGGAGGTAGGAGAGAGAGCAGCCAAGAGTCTTAGGAGCTTAGACACCTCTCATGGGGCAAGCAGGGTCCTACTCTCCAACCTTTACGCAGATGCTGGAAGGTGGAATGATGCGACTGGGGTTCGGAAATCAATGGAAG GGAGGTTCTGA
- the LOC110774899 gene encoding pentatricopeptide repeat-containing protein At5g19020, mitochondrial isoform X1 has protein sequence MILPLKPKSVLQFLTTFCSLSSSNSTWVSHFSKKSPQTLSEAKTNLSCFFNSTKIQIGSRNSNKESIDHELELVSALKSCSSLQAVFQGQQIHSLILKSGLDSNIFIQNSLISMYVKCNQIGVAKALFDSCSRLDSISCNIMLGAYVKSSMLDNALQLFDVMPDRGGVTYTTLIMGLAKSDRWSQAIMVFKGMKVAGVSPNEVTMASVISSYTRVGRISDGRALQAYSTKVGLKDIVLVSTNLLHLYCLKSSLDDARRLFNEMPEKNIVSWNVMLNGFSKARYVDLARDLFEKIPEKDVVSWGTIVDAYVQVDRLVEALTLYRTMLSTGLRPNDVMMVDLISGCGRVMAISEGQQLHATIVKTGFNCYDFIQSTVIHLYSSCGKINLACLQFEVACKSHLASWNALISGFTRNGMIEKAREVFEKMPERDIFSWSSMISGYSQDGQANMALELFQGMVETGVQPNEITMVSVLSSIATLGALKEAKWAHEFIRSNSIPLNDNLIAALIDVYAKCGSISNALDFFNPLRLKVTSVSPWNAIICGLAMHGHATLSLRMFEDLEKTSIQPNSITFIGVLTACCHAGLVEAGEKYFESMKKVYNINPNIKHYGCMVDLLGRAGRLQEAEAIVESMPMKKDVVIWGTLLAACRTHGNVEVGERAAKSLRSLDTSHGASRVLLSNLYADAGRWNDATGVRKSMEVPKATWKNVKSCL, from the exons ATGATTCTACCTCTCAAACCCAAATCAGTTCTCCAATTTCTAACAACATTTTGTTCTCTTTCTTCATCAAATTCGACATGGGTATCTCATTTCTCGAAGAAATCTCCTCAAACTTTATCGGAAGCAAAAACCAATCTCTCATGTTTCTTCAATTCAACGAAGATTCAAATTGGAAGCCGAAATTCAAACAAAGAAAGCATTGACCATGAGCTGGAATTGGTTTCTGCTCTGAAATCATGTTCTTCTTTGCAAGCAGTTTTTCAAGGACAGCAAATTCATTCCCTAATCTTAAAATCAGGTCTTGATTCCAACATTTTTATTCAAAACAGTTTGATTAGTATGTATGTTAAGTGTAATCAGATTGGCGTTGCTAAAGCTCTATTCGATTCGTGTTCTCGATTGGATTCAATTTCGTGTAATATTATGCTTGGTGCTTATGTGAAATCTAGTATGTTAGATAATGCCCTCCAACTGTTTGATGTAATGCCTGATAGAGGTGGTGTTACTTACACCACCTTGATAATGGGTTTGGCCAAGAGTGATAGATGGAGTCAagcaattatggtttttaaggGTATGAAAGTTGCAGGTGTTTCTCCGAATGAAGTAACTATGGCTAGTGTCATCTCATCGTATACTCGTGTTGGTAGAATTTCGGATGGTAGAGCTCTCCAGGCATATAGTACCAAGGTTGGACTGAAAGATATTGTTCTTGTTTCTACTAATTTGTTACATTTGTACTGTCTTAAATCTAGTTTAGACGATGCTAGGAGATTATTCAATGAAATGCCAGAGAAGAACATAGTTTCTTGGAATGTAATGTTGAATGGATTTTCAAAAGCAAGGTATGTGGATTTGGCAAGGGATTTGTTTGAAAAGATCCCTGAAAAGGATGTAGTTTCATGGGGTACAATTGTTGACGCATATGTACAAGTAGATAGGTTAGTCGAAGCTTTAACACTGTATCGTACCATGCTAAGCACGGGTTTGAGGCCCAACGATGTTATGATGGTGGATTTAATTTCAGGATGTGGGCGAGTAATGGCAATTAGTGAGGGTCAGCAATTACATGCCACAATAGTAAAGACTGGCTTTAACTGCTATGATTTTATTCAATCTACAGTTATTCACTTGTACTCATCTTGTGGGAAAATTAACCTAGCTTGCTTGCAGTTTGAGGTAGCCTGTAAATCCCATCTTGCATCATGGAATGCCCTTATTTCAGGGTTTACAAGAAATGGAATGATTGAGAAGGCTCGAGAAGTCTTTGAGAAGATGCCTGAAAGAGATATATTCTCTTGGAGCTCCATGATTTCTGGTTATTCACAGGATGGACAGGCGAACATGGCTTTAGAGTTATTTCAGGGAATGGTGGAAACTGGTGTCCAGCCAAATGAGATCACTATGGTGAGTGTTCTTTCTTCCATTGCCACGTTAGGCGCATTGAAAGAAGCCAAATGGGCCCATGAATTCATCAGAAGTAATTCTATCCCCCTGAATGACAATTTGATTGCAGCGCTTATTGATGTTTATGCAAAATGTGGGAGCATCAGCAATGCCTTGGATTTTTTCAATCCATTGCGACTGAAAGTGACTTCAGTCTCCCCATGGAATGCAATAATATGTGGATTGGCAATGCATGGGCATGCTACCTTATCGTTGAGAATGTTTGAAGACTTGGAAAAAACGAGTATTCAACCCAACTCGATCACTTTTATTGGAGTTTTGACAGCTTGTTGCCATGCTGGGTTGGTGGAAGCAGGGGAAAAGTACTTTGAGAGCATGAAAAAGGTGTATAACATAAATCCAAATATTAAGCATTATGGTTGTATGGTGGACCTCCTAGGTAGAGCAGGGCGATTGCAAGAAGCAGAGGCAATTGTAGAGAGCATGCCAATGAAGAAAGATGTGGTTATATGGGGTACATTGTTGGCAGCCTGTAGAACACATGGTAATGTGGAGGTAGGAGAGAGAGCAGCCAAGAGTCTTAGGAGCTTAGACACCTCTCATGGGGCAAGCAGGGTCCTACTCTCCAACCTTTACGCAGATGCTGGAAGGTGGAATGATGCGACTGGGGTTCGGAAATCAATGGAAG TTCCAAAGGCCACCTGGAAAAATGTAAAGTCTTGTTTGTAA
- the LOC110774899 gene encoding pentatricopeptide repeat-containing protein At5g19020, mitochondrial isoform X2 codes for MILPLKPKSVLQFLTTFCSLSSSNSTWVSHFSKKSPQTLSEAKTNLSCFFNSTKIQIGSRNSNKESIDHELELVSALKSCSSLQAVFQGQQIHSLILKSGLDSNIFIQNSLISMYVKCNQIGVAKALFDSCSRLDSISCNIMLGAYVKSSMLDNALQLFDVMPDRGGVTYTTLIMGLAKSDRWSQAIMVFKGMKVAGVSPNEVTMASVISSYTRVGRISDGRALQAYSTKVGLKDIVLVSTNLLHLYCLKSSLDDARRLFNEMPEKNIVSWNVMLNGFSKARYVDLARDLFEKIPEKDVVSWGTIVDAYVQVDRLVEALTLYRTMLSTGLRPNDVMMVDLISGCGRVMAISEGQQLHATIVKTGFNCYDFIQSTVIHLYSSCGKINLACLQFEVACKSHLASWNALISGFTRNGMIEKAREVFEKMPERDIFSWSSMISGYSQDGQANMALELFQGMVETGVQPNEITMVSVLSSIATLGALKEAKWAHEFIRSNSIPLNDNLIAALIDVYAKCGSISNALDFFNPLRLKVTSVSPWNAIICGLAMHGHATLSLRMFEDLEKTSIQPNSITFIGVLTACCHAGLVEAGEKYFESMKKVYNINPNIKHYGCMVDLLGRAGRLQEAEAIVESMPMKKDVVIWGTLLAACRTHGNVEVGERAAKSLRSLDTSHGASRVLLSNLYADAGRWNDATGVRKSMEGEHMIRLPGASFA; via the coding sequence ATGATTCTACCTCTCAAACCCAAATCAGTTCTCCAATTTCTAACAACATTTTGTTCTCTTTCTTCATCAAATTCGACATGGGTATCTCATTTCTCGAAGAAATCTCCTCAAACTTTATCGGAAGCAAAAACCAATCTCTCATGTTTCTTCAATTCAACGAAGATTCAAATTGGAAGCCGAAATTCAAACAAAGAAAGCATTGACCATGAGCTGGAATTGGTTTCTGCTCTGAAATCATGTTCTTCTTTGCAAGCAGTTTTTCAAGGACAGCAAATTCATTCCCTAATCTTAAAATCAGGTCTTGATTCCAACATTTTTATTCAAAACAGTTTGATTAGTATGTATGTTAAGTGTAATCAGATTGGCGTTGCTAAAGCTCTATTCGATTCGTGTTCTCGATTGGATTCAATTTCGTGTAATATTATGCTTGGTGCTTATGTGAAATCTAGTATGTTAGATAATGCCCTCCAACTGTTTGATGTAATGCCTGATAGAGGTGGTGTTACTTACACCACCTTGATAATGGGTTTGGCCAAGAGTGATAGATGGAGTCAagcaattatggtttttaaggGTATGAAAGTTGCAGGTGTTTCTCCGAATGAAGTAACTATGGCTAGTGTCATCTCATCGTATACTCGTGTTGGTAGAATTTCGGATGGTAGAGCTCTCCAGGCATATAGTACCAAGGTTGGACTGAAAGATATTGTTCTTGTTTCTACTAATTTGTTACATTTGTACTGTCTTAAATCTAGTTTAGACGATGCTAGGAGATTATTCAATGAAATGCCAGAGAAGAACATAGTTTCTTGGAATGTAATGTTGAATGGATTTTCAAAAGCAAGGTATGTGGATTTGGCAAGGGATTTGTTTGAAAAGATCCCTGAAAAGGATGTAGTTTCATGGGGTACAATTGTTGACGCATATGTACAAGTAGATAGGTTAGTCGAAGCTTTAACACTGTATCGTACCATGCTAAGCACGGGTTTGAGGCCCAACGATGTTATGATGGTGGATTTAATTTCAGGATGTGGGCGAGTAATGGCAATTAGTGAGGGTCAGCAATTACATGCCACAATAGTAAAGACTGGCTTTAACTGCTATGATTTTATTCAATCTACAGTTATTCACTTGTACTCATCTTGTGGGAAAATTAACCTAGCTTGCTTGCAGTTTGAGGTAGCCTGTAAATCCCATCTTGCATCATGGAATGCCCTTATTTCAGGGTTTACAAGAAATGGAATGATTGAGAAGGCTCGAGAAGTCTTTGAGAAGATGCCTGAAAGAGATATATTCTCTTGGAGCTCCATGATTTCTGGTTATTCACAGGATGGACAGGCGAACATGGCTTTAGAGTTATTTCAGGGAATGGTGGAAACTGGTGTCCAGCCAAATGAGATCACTATGGTGAGTGTTCTTTCTTCCATTGCCACGTTAGGCGCATTGAAAGAAGCCAAATGGGCCCATGAATTCATCAGAAGTAATTCTATCCCCCTGAATGACAATTTGATTGCAGCGCTTATTGATGTTTATGCAAAATGTGGGAGCATCAGCAATGCCTTGGATTTTTTCAATCCATTGCGACTGAAAGTGACTTCAGTCTCCCCATGGAATGCAATAATATGTGGATTGGCAATGCATGGGCATGCTACCTTATCGTTGAGAATGTTTGAAGACTTGGAAAAAACGAGTATTCAACCCAACTCGATCACTTTTATTGGAGTTTTGACAGCTTGTTGCCATGCTGGGTTGGTGGAAGCAGGGGAAAAGTACTTTGAGAGCATGAAAAAGGTGTATAACATAAATCCAAATATTAAGCATTATGGTTGTATGGTGGACCTCCTAGGTAGAGCAGGGCGATTGCAAGAAGCAGAGGCAATTGTAGAGAGCATGCCAATGAAGAAAGATGTGGTTATATGGGGTACATTGTTGGCAGCCTGTAGAACACATGGTAATGTGGAGGTAGGAGAGAGAGCAGCCAAGAGTCTTAGGAGCTTAGACACCTCTCATGGGGCAAGCAGGGTCCTACTCTCCAACCTTTACGCAGATGCTGGAAGGTGGAATGATGCGACTGGGGTTCGGAAATCAATGGAAGGTGAGCATATGATAAGGTTGCCTGGTGCTAGTTTTGCATGA
- the LOC110774902 gene encoding cytochrome b561 and DOMON domain-containing protein At5g35735 isoform X3: MKSSLHRALSCGRAEQREAAAVGTTVGTDGGGAGEAEATGEKNLSPLICFRFYFASFLHVAEIPHENQFVVDTIKIDHGTMSYLEKIDFLQGNLLAAHSVWVNDNETHGILNAVSWGLLFPIGAIIARYVRTIELADPVWFDIHVACQISGYAIGVVGWATGLQLGTSRLGLYTRAISTPAGHIAMR, from the exons ATGAAATCCAGCCTTCATCGCGCCCTCTCTTGTGGCCGAGCAGAACAGAGGGAGGCGGCGGCGGTGGGAACTACGGTTGGAACTGACGGTGGTGGCGCCGGCGAGGCAGAGGCGACAGGGGAAAaaaatctctctcctctcatttgTTTTAGGTTTTATTTTGCGTCGTTTTTG CATGTTGCTGAGATTCCGCATGAGAATCAATTTGTCGTAGACACCATAAAAATTGATCATGGaacaatgtcatatttggagAAAATAGACTTCCTCCAAGGTAATCTACTGGCAGCTCACAGTGTTTGGGTCAATGATAATGAG ACTCATGGAATACTGAATGCAGTTAGTTGGGGACTATTATTTCCAATTGGAGCTATCATAGCAAGATATGTGAGAACAATTGAGTTAGCAGATCCTGTCTGGTTTGATATTCATGTTGCTTGCCAAATATCTGGATATGCTATTGGTGTTGTCGGCTGGGCCACCGGTCTTCAGCTCGGAACAAGTCGGTTGGGATTGTATACACGAGCCATCTCTACACCG GCTGGACATATTGCAATGCGGTAG
- the LOC110774902 gene encoding uncharacterized protein isoform X2, whose amino-acid sequence MKSSLHRALSCGRAEQREAAAVGTTVGTDGGGAGEAEATGEKNLSPLICFRFYFASFLHVAEIPHENQFVVDTIKIDHGTMSYLEKIDFLQGNLLAAHSVWVNDNETHGILNAVSWGLLFPIGAIIARYVRTIELADPVWFDIHVACQISGYAIGVVGWATGLQLGTSRLGLYTRAISTPAVFILENLDYYCFILALAAILLHYC is encoded by the exons ATGAAATCCAGCCTTCATCGCGCCCTCTCTTGTGGCCGAGCAGAACAGAGGGAGGCGGCGGCGGTGGGAACTACGGTTGGAACTGACGGTGGTGGCGCCGGCGAGGCAGAGGCGACAGGGGAAAaaaatctctctcctctcatttgTTTTAGGTTTTATTTTGCGTCGTTTTTG CATGTTGCTGAGATTCCGCATGAGAATCAATTTGTCGTAGACACCATAAAAATTGATCATGGaacaatgtcatatttggagAAAATAGACTTCCTCCAAGGTAATCTACTGGCAGCTCACAGTGTTTGGGTCAATGATAATGAG ACTCATGGAATACTGAATGCAGTTAGTTGGGGACTATTATTTCCAATTGGAGCTATCATAGCAAGATATGTGAGAACAATTGAGTTAGCAGATCCTGTCTGGTTTGATATTCATGTTGCTTGCCAAATATCTGGATATGCTATTGGTGTTGTCGGCTGGGCCACCGGTCTTCAGCTCGGAACAAGTCGGTTGGGATTGTATACACGAGCCATCTCTACACCG GCTGTTTTTATTCTCGAGAATCTCGACTACTACTGTTTTATTCTTGCTTTGGCTGCTATTCTGCTCCACTATTGTTGA
- the LOC110774902 gene encoding cytochrome b561 and DOMON domain-containing protein At5g35735 isoform X4 — translation MKSSLHRALSCGRAEQREAAAVGTTVGTDGGGAGEAEATGEKNLSPLICFRFYFASFLHVAEIPHENQFVVDTIKIDHGTMSYLEKIDFLQGNLLAAHSVWVNDNETHGILNAVSWGLLFPIGAIIARYVRTIELADPVWFDIHVACQISGYAIGVVGWATGLQLGTSRLGLYTRAISTPYAQCF, via the exons ATGAAATCCAGCCTTCATCGCGCCCTCTCTTGTGGCCGAGCAGAACAGAGGGAGGCGGCGGCGGTGGGAACTACGGTTGGAACTGACGGTGGTGGCGCCGGCGAGGCAGAGGCGACAGGGGAAAaaaatctctctcctctcatttgTTTTAGGTTTTATTTTGCGTCGTTTTTG CATGTTGCTGAGATTCCGCATGAGAATCAATTTGTCGTAGACACCATAAAAATTGATCATGGaacaatgtcatatttggagAAAATAGACTTCCTCCAAGGTAATCTACTGGCAGCTCACAGTGTTTGGGTCAATGATAATGAG ACTCATGGAATACTGAATGCAGTTAGTTGGGGACTATTATTTCCAATTGGAGCTATCATAGCAAGATATGTGAGAACAATTGAGTTAGCAGATCCTGTCTGGTTTGATATTCATGTTGCTTGCCAAATATCTGGATATGCTATTGGTGTTGTCGGCTGGGCCACCGGTCTTCAGCTCGGAACAAGTCGGTTGGGATTGTATACACGAGCCATCTCTACACCG TATGCTCAATGTTTTTGA
- the LOC110774902 gene encoding uncharacterized protein isoform X1, with amino-acid sequence MKSSLHRALSCGRAEQREAAAVGTTVGTDGGGAGEAEATGEKNLSPLICFRFYFASFLHVAEIPHENQFVVDTIKIDHGTMSYLEKIDFLQGNLLAAHSVWVNDNETHGILNAVSWGLLFPIGAIIARYVRTIELADPVWFDIHVACQISGYAIGVVGWATGLQLGTSRLGLYTRAISTPMMKKQNNLLKRYQRILVLLIHLSSKF; translated from the exons ATGAAATCCAGCCTTCATCGCGCCCTCTCTTGTGGCCGAGCAGAACAGAGGGAGGCGGCGGCGGTGGGAACTACGGTTGGAACTGACGGTGGTGGCGCCGGCGAGGCAGAGGCGACAGGGGAAAaaaatctctctcctctcatttgTTTTAGGTTTTATTTTGCGTCGTTTTTG CATGTTGCTGAGATTCCGCATGAGAATCAATTTGTCGTAGACACCATAAAAATTGATCATGGaacaatgtcatatttggagAAAATAGACTTCCTCCAAGGTAATCTACTGGCAGCTCACAGTGTTTGGGTCAATGATAATGAG ACTCATGGAATACTGAATGCAGTTAGTTGGGGACTATTATTTCCAATTGGAGCTATCATAGCAAGATATGTGAGAACAATTGAGTTAGCAGATCCTGTCTGGTTTGATATTCATGTTGCTTGCCAAATATCTGGATATGCTATTGGTGTTGTCGGCTGGGCCACCGGTCTTCAGCTCGGAACAAGTCGGTTGGGATTGTATACACGAGCCATCTCTACACCG ATGATGAAGAAACAGAACAACTTGTTAAAGAGATATCAAAGGATTTTAGTTCTGCTAATACACCTGTCTTCTAAATTTTAG